The nucleotide sequence gcctctccaagctgactgattcagtaTGGCTGCTCTCAGCTTCtcattgaattgctctgcttggcctaaGACTAACTCTGGTCATTGGTTCTAAtatggctccttcttattctctggattCAACTGCCTGTGCTACCTGCACTGAACACAAACTCTTGAACAAACTCAACTCCATTGCACTCACAGCACTGACTCCCAACTGCctgactctctctccctgcaCTACTCTTGAGTAGCCACTCTCTCTTGTGTTGTTCTTCCCTATCTCTGACttgttctgtcaaatctttctctgattcctcaCTTGTTCTGCCCCTTAATTAGATGTCAATtctaaacatggctgcttccttctacaaactaattttaccttaaaggtgtgtactaagggcatgtttgCATTCTAGCCAGAtttccagagcagccatgttgctgggttGAAATTCCTTTACAGAGCGCAATTCAATGTTGTTGTGCAGTGTGTCCCCCCACTGAAAAGGGAAGGACATATAAGGTAAGGAAGTGAGCTCCACAGTGAGGCAAACACCCTGTTCCTGGTCTGTATCAGGTGCTGGTCTTCAGTGGGAAACATTCATGCTGGGAAGCAGGAGTTGTCCATTGGGACAAACTGTGACAGAATAGCAACAGTTCAGCATGAGTTCCTCCACGCCCTGGGATTCTGGCATGAGCAGTCACGTGCTGACCGGGATGATTACGTCATTATAGTTTGGGACAGGATTCAGCCAGGTATGTTTCTCTTACATGCTTAATTACAGGTCAAGTTTCTGAGCAGGTAAGCATCAGTAGCAGCCTGGTAATGGGTGTTTGGAGACCAGATACACTTCATCATGTCTACAAATTCATCTGATATCAAGGTGCAATCAGTTGTCCAATAACAGGGAGCTAAGTAGCCTGGTATCTTCTCTAAATACTCTCaacttaatgttttaaaatgattatcTTTGGAGCTCATGATAACTCAAAAATATCATATTTTAaatctataattataattttatatatttatgggtAACAAGGTGATATTTTGTTATATgcacattaataaaataatttgcaCAGTTATTGcttcatttaaaataaactcaATCAGCAAGCCTGTCACTTACTCAGCATTTTTTTGTGAGAAGGGACTTTGTTGATGAGACATTAACTTATTTACAATCTTAAAGTATATAATACTCTATCATGTATtgaattaaataattattaaataaataaaccctggTGGCAGGCAGTTTTATTACCTGCCCCAATGGTTTACGTtcccgaatgaaagacacacacagcctttgtatttttttttaattaaaaaaaaaacgatttatttaatgtatgtatatgaatacactgtagctgtacagatggttgtgagccttcatttggttgttgggaattgaattatTTTGACTTCTGCTCTATCTGGTCAGCCTGCTCCCTTCGGTCAACTGtgctcactcaggcccaaagatttatttattactttacataagagcactgtagctgtcttcagatgctccagaagagggcgtcagatctcattatgggtggttgtgagccaccatgtagtggctgggatttgaactcaagacctttggaagagaagtcagtactcctacccgctgagccatcttgccagcccaaccTTTGTGTTTTAATATGCCTTAGACAGCACAAATGCTGGGCTATTTCCTAACCTCCTGTCAATATTCACAAGTTATTATTTACTAAATTCTATATATTCTACCTTGGCTGCCCTGGGCCCAGCTGGGCAGCCCTCTTGGGCCACACTCTCTCCGCTCCTTTACATGGCAGCTATGTCTCTTTACCCGACATTATTCTCAGGCATGGTGTCTTTGctctcctccacactctcccTTCATAGCAGATctacttctccttcctcctcccagtcGCAAGCCTGGgaaatcctaaaagtcccacctctgcctgttttgcccagctattggctgcagGCATCAGTACTCATcagtcagaaccaactgggggcaggttcccagaagctatgtgtTGGCACTCTTGTACAAACAGTTTTGGGGGGAACATAAttagcattcatattacaagcATTACATACTACAATCATGAGCTATAGCCTCTGTGATTTAAATGAATATACAAGTGTAGAATAGCCTTGGGAGTCTTCAACAATGCctatctcttcttccttccttccttccttccttccttccttccttccttcctcccttccttcctccctccctccttctctctctctctctctctctctctctctctctttctttctttctttctttcttgtttttttagtttttggttttgctttttgtttttgttttttcaatacagggtctctttgtgtagtcctggctatcctggaacttaacttgtagaccaggctggcctcaaactcacaggcctcctgcctttgcctctgaaatgctgggattaaaggtgtgtgcctccaccaATCAGTTTATAGCCATCATTTCTAATGACTCATATCCATGTTATCAGAGTAGAGTCCTATCTTGGCATACTCTCTAAAGTCCTTCTTCTCACATGAGTAGTCTGCTGTGAGCACTGTAAGCCTCCATCAGTGCTCGGTGGTGACTGACCTCCATCAATGCTGGGTGGTGACTGACCTCCATCAGTGCTGGGTGGTGACCAGCCTTTCTAGTAGCAGTTGGTAGAGTCTTAGGCTTTTGACTGCCTGGAAGTGAAGGTATATATGTTAGTTCAACTGTTACTACCATAACTGTGTGTGATATCAGGTTCAAAGACAAGAGTATCTGGAACCCTTGATATTCAGTAGATAATGTGTACAAAGTTCTCTCtattacattttgtatttctcaGTTAACAGTATTTCGTAAAAGCACCTTAGTTTTATGAGCATAAAATAATGaaagttttgaaaatatattcagGCAAGGAACACAACTTCAACATCTACAATGACAGTGTGTCTGATTCCCTGAATGTCCCATATGACTACACCTCAGTAATGCACTACAGTAAAACCGCTTTCCAGAACGGGACAGAGTCTACCATCGTCACGAGAATCTCAGAGTTCGAGGACGTGATTGGCCAACGAATGGACTTCAGTGACTATGACCTTCTGAAGCTAAATCAGCTGTATAACTGCAGTATGTGATGGGTACCTTGAATTACTCAtttcttctgccttgcagggaaaaaaaaaagatgctctgTATACATTTGGGTTTCCAAGATTATGAAAGCTAGATTAGAAGAATAGCTCTTGGATCCCAATCTAACAAACATTTTCAATACTTTTCTTCTTACAAAGTTTACCCTTGCAAAACAGCCTGAATCCTCATAAGAATGTACCCCATGCAGATTTTTGAGGTTCTACTAATTCAAATACAGATGGTTTCTATATTCAAACCTCTTTTAAGCCAGAATGAAACATGCAGTGTCccataaatgaaacaaaaaacctttgtTGTGGCATAAAGATTTGACTAACAGGAGGAACGCTGACTCAGGTTTCTACAAGTAGATGAGGACTGGCTATTTACACACACAAGACTCTGTGGATGGACACATGTCTACTGGTTGGCAGGCCCTGCAGTCAGCCAGACGCTCCCTTCAAGTGATGCTCCTTGTAGTTCTGTGATTCCTGGGCTCACACACGTCATCCTGTGTGTGAGCAATCacatctctctcctttcttgcTTTTGTAGCTTCTTCCTTGAGTTTTATGGACTCCTGTGATTTTGAATTGGAAAATATCTGTGGCATGATCCAAAGTTCGGGGGATAGTGCTGACTGGCAGCGGGTTTCACAGGTTCTCAGTGGCCCAGAGAGCGACCACTCCAAGATGGGCCAGTGCAAAGGTAACAGGTTTTATGATCAGTGACTCCAGCCTTCTTGTTCAGATCAAAAGACTGgtgtttcatttttcatttctatcagaattattatgttttaaaataatctgtTTTTAATTATCTTAAATTATGTGTTAGAGTGTGGGGTCGGTggtatgcacatgtgagtgcagataCCCTTATCAGCCAGTGGCATTAGATTCTCTGgggttacaagcagttgtgagctgccaggcaTGGGTTCTTGGAATAGAATTCTAGTTCTTTGTAAGCACATTagatgctcttaacccctgagccatccctTTATTGCCTCTATCAGAATTACTAATGAAAACACATCCAGTTTTTCCAACGGAATGGGCCATCTGCCCTGTACAGGAGTGCCTGCTGTCTCTGCTTTTGCTCACCCAGAGTGATTTTCTTTCTACAAATCAAGGGCTTGGTTCTGTGAGGACCAAGAGTAGGACAGGAAGGACTCTCTTGGAAGGACTGTGATTGGAGGGGTTgccatgcctttcctgtcattttCCAGACTGTAGGAGTCTAGTGAGCATTGCTGGGCTGTGAGTTACGCTGTTCTAGACCATACGTGGGTACAATTGTGAGTTCGAGGTACCTACAATGAAGACAGGATGCTCCAACCTAGGTGCTTTCACATTCCTCTTTTCTTGGAAGCTAATTTCTGTAGTAAGAGAAAGGATGCCTCACTATGTCTCATTCATGAATTCCCCGACTGTAGAACGGTATTTTAATGACCAACACCGTGCTTGGTTTGGTCTTTTTGGTTGCTATAACTGATGACCCGAGACTGGATActtaatttctttaaatatcaCTTTCTCATGGGGTCTGAACACTGACACTTGGAAGttgataagttatttctccatTGGTGAAACAAGTCAGTTCAAGCCAGATTAAAATATATAGAGGCAGGTTTATTGCCATGaataaggagaaagaggagggagggagggagggagggagggagggagagagagagagagatattagaagagaggaaaggagagaagaggagaccaACATGTCTGGATTACatagggaggagcctctggggaAAAGGCTGCCCAACTACTGGGCTGGAAAgctcagggttgggggcagggcaggccatgtagggactgagggatgctgagagaaccAGAAGGCCAGGTCTTTTGtgttatgtaaaatatgcaccccaGCTTCTTGTCctggggtctgaaaccaaacaaaagTTTAGGATTAGGGTGCCTAGTGTCTGCTtgtcatctgttgagggacattctGATACATCCTAGGGCAAGGGCCATCACCTGATCACAGGAAATAGTCTGCTGGCTCAAGTCACTTCTACTCACAAAGCCACAAATACTTAGGTGAGGGCTCCACTCATGCCTTCATGGTGTCCTCATCTCCTCCAAATACTGTCAGCACATCAATTTGAAAGTTATTTCAACTGCATGAACTTTGGCGGCCACAGCCAGACTATAGCGTTTGTGTATGGTGGGTATTTAGCAAACACTAAAGGAAGACGTGCTCAAAGATAGCCATCCTAAcatcttatttttattcattctgcTTGTGTGCTCTGAGCAGACTCTGGCTTCTTCATGCATTTCAACACTAGCATTTTGAATGAGGGGGCCACGGCGATGTTGGAGAGCAGACTGTTGTACCCCAAGAGAGGGTTTCAGTGCTTGGAGTTTTATCTGTACAACAGTGGAAGTGGAAATGACCAACTGAACATTTACACCCGGGAGTACACTACAGGCCAGCAGGGTGGTGTTTTAACCCTTCAGAGACAAATAAAAGGTACAGTACCCACATttctattcttttgatttagggtgAGGTGTTCTCGGAGCTTGTAGCAGAGCAGGGGCTGGTGACACGTGAGTTTCAAATAGAACTTGATCTGTTTTGAAAGGAAGTTAAAATGAGGGTCCTTTATGTGGTGCTTAGAAAACATAGCCATagggggagggcagatgtgaTGGCgagactcagcaggtaagagcactgactgctcttcccaaggtcctgaattcaaatcccagcaaccacatggtggcttacaatcacccgtaatgagatctgacgccttcttctggtgtgtctgaagtcagctacagtgtacttatgcataataataaatagatcttcaaaaaaaaaaaaagaaaaaaaaaagaaaagaaaacaaaacatagcagGTCTCTGGAACTGTGGACATGAGTTCTCCAGAAGTAACGAGAACACACTGAATTCTGGGCAACATAGAGGAGGTTGATGGctaaaagaaaccaaagtatGGAGTATGATGGAAGGATCAGCCTCAGGGAGGCTTGCTCTGTCCCTAAACAAACACTCTTGGCACCTCTCATTTTCCCTCACTGTGGCTCAGTTTTACCAAAGTGAcattcaaaaggaaaaaagattctATCTAATTTCCTGCTTAAAAATAAATCCCATAAAGGCCTCTGCTGTGATATGAAATAAATGTCATAGTGGGAGCTCTGTCTGTGGGAAGGGAGAGTCCACATTTTACATCAACCATGTGTGGGAGAGGTGGGCCAACTGCCCACATACTAAAGCAGATGGGGAAGGAATGGTTGAAGACTGCATTACTCTCCTCTTTGTTATGATGAAGGAAGGGCTTATTGTGGACCACAGTTTGACAGCACAGTCCTTCACGGCAGGGAAGGTCACACTCCATCTgtgtcaggaagcaaagacacCAATGGCAGCGGTGGCTGACTCTTTTCTCCTTTGGATGCAGTCCAGGATCCTAGCCCGGGCATTGGTGCTGCCCGCATTTAGGATGGGTTTTTCCATTTCAATTGACCTCTTTCTAGAAAATCTCTCACAGATGTGCACAGGGCTGGTccccatggtgattctaaatctcatCAAATTGACACTCATAACTAATCACCATTACAGCACCCTGACGACTTTTCTCTTTCACACTGACCCCTTAATTTAATGACAAAGCCGAACGCATTAGGAAGTGAATCCATACTGTCCTATATGTCACGGCACCTCTGATTCAGGAAAGCATCTGAGATACAGGTGCTGCTTATGTTCATGAAGACCTATGAAGAGTGAGGGTTGCAGTCTCATGAAGAATATGCATGCATTGTGCATCTATCAACAGGATATGGTATTCCTGGGTTTGTAGAGTCCTGTTTAATACTGCTAAAATTCAGCAGACATTTAAGTATTTCAGCTAAGTTATACAAGTATATTAAAGAAGTCTTTATCTGAGTATCAGCAATCACAGGTGTTATATTGGGCTCAGCTGTTGATCAGCACAGAGCACGGGGCAACCGGTAAGCAGCCGTGTAGCACTCAGCACTTGGGTGATTGGCCCTCTGAGAAAGGGTGTGCTATCTGAGGAGCAGGTATGTAAAGATTAAATATCCCAGGGAACAGTCTAAGCTCAGCGGCACCCTTAAGTCAATGATCTCGGTAAAAAGACATGAGAAAACCTTTCTTCAAATCCatgggagggtacaggggacctcctcccactcagaggagaaagggacagAGGATCGGGAGGACCTGTGTGAAGCGGGGCCAGGAGGAAAGGCAGCGATGaagatgtaaattgaataaataaattaattaatgaaaaaaaaagaatcagaggcACTGGGACTGTCATTTGCTTTTGAAGATTAGAACTTTAACACTGAGCATGTCAGCACAGGGTTCACAGTCTTTCATTGCTCTTTCTGCAGAGGTACCCATTGGGAGCTGGCAACTTCACTATGTAACACTGCAAGTGACTAAAAAGTTTCGAGTGGTGTTTGAAGGACTCAGAGGCCCTGGCACGTCATCAGGTGGTCTGTCTATCGATGACATCAATCTCTCAGAAACAAGGTGTCCTCACCATATCTGGCACATACAGAATTTCACACAGATTCTAGGCGGCCAGGACACATCTGTATACAGTCCTCCATTTTATTCTTCTAAAGGTTACGCTTTTCAGATCTACATGGATCTAAGATCCTCAACAAATGTAGGAATTTATTTCCACCTGATCTCCGGTGCCAATGATGATCAATTACAGTGGCCATGTCCTTGGCAACAAGCTACAATGACACTCTTGGATCAAAATCCTGACATCCGACAGCGTATGTTCAACCAGCGGAGTATAACCACAGACCCAACGATGACCAGTGGTTCGTGGCTTATGTTCCTTATGGCTAGGGCCATGATGATTGTTCAAGGAGGGATGGGTGACTTGGGAGTGAGAGATAGCACTGTTGGTTACTTGGAAAGTATTCAGCTTCAGAGAAAGGGCTTACTAGTGGAAAACGCAGTCCCCACGTAGAAGACTATTAGGAATGTCAGCAAGGCCTGGACCTTGGGAACTAACCATCCCGGATTTCTAAGTATTGGCTTAGGAGTGCTGACTTTAGAGGCTGACATGCTTGGGTTCAAGCCCAACATGGGCTTCTCATTAGTTTTGtgatcttgggaaaaaaaaagttcttgacACCCCACTGTTCTTGGCTGTTAAACCAAGGCAGGAACAATAATCCCACAAATCTACTAAGAGAATTGGGAAAGGTTAAGATAGAAGTCTGTTGAGAGGGAGAGTCTCTCTGATGTTGAGTGTCTCACCCATGCTGACTTAGTCACACAGTAGCATGGTGAAAAACAACTCAGTTCTTAAGCTGAGAGCTTATAGTCAGAACGGAGATGTGGGACATTGGtggcagcagtgtggaagtggaTGCTTTTGACATCAATGCTTTTGACAAACTTTAGTGATAGTGACAGCATTCCAAGTCTCAAAAAGCCATTGCCCAGAGAAACATGACCACAATTAGAATTACAATAATCTGTTGTTCCTAGAAACTGGATAGAGGGGAAAATAGAATTATGGGAAGCAGAATGTcaccaaatatattttataaatgacaAGGATGAATCAAAATGACATAGGAAAAATAGCAACTGAATCTgatagagaggaaaaaaaataacagaaatggaAGTTTTCATTCTTTTCCATCACGCTCCTCTGGATGAAGTGGCACTTAGTTCAGTTTATGAGGTAAATTGCTCTTTGCTAATATTAAAAAATCTCAGCAACTTACTGCTTTGACTCAGTTAAACAAGGCCCAACTGCAACTCAGAAGGCTGTTGAGGCTCCATCCCACCAGACAGAAGGGTTTTTGTGACAGGCAATTTGCATATGTGTGATGTCCTCCACTTGTTGTCTAGAGGTAGGGCCCCACGGGCAAGCAGTCTTATTTCCGTTGGGCAGTGTGAATGAGCAAGGCCCAGCGACTTGCCTGGGACTACACCATAGCTCAATAGCATCAGTTGATTCTCTTCAGCATCCTCATTATGTCTCGATGCCTGTTGATGATTCCTGCCGAAAGCTGTGATGATGCTCAATCCAGCCCATTAATATAAATTGCTTTTTCAGATAATGGAAGCTACTTTTGGGACAGGCCTTCCAAGGTGGGAGTGACGGATGTTTTCCCTAACGGAACTCAGTTTAGCAGAGGTATAGGCTATGGAACGACTGTCTTCATAACCCGAGAGAGGCTGAAGAGCAGAGAGTTCATAAAAGGAGATGACATTTACATCTTACTGACTGTTGAAGGTATCGAAATAATAGTTTTATGTgagtttttttcttgttgtagcgGTTGTCTGTTTGCTGTATTCTTTTGGCTTTTGTGTTTAGCTATGTTATAGGTTGTGGTAGGAAATGGGCAAGAGTGGGATTTTTTATATGAATAATTAGAAATATGAAACAATTTCAtttgctataccaaaagttccagAGTTAATCATTTATTTACTACATTGTGGAATAATAGTGAAAATCTTTAGATTGAAATCCTCTGGTATCTTACTTCCTAACACAGGAAGCATGTGGTCTTGCTCAGGAGGTTGACAGGGGTGCCTTCAGAGCTCCTTCTGCCAGAGAAGCAGGGTGCTTGTCACTAcagctctctcctctgtgtgtgtgtgtgtgtgtgtgtgtgtaagccattGGACAACTCTGCTTGCCTTAGGCACCATTggctcattttttaaattaattaattaattttagaaatttttttttattggtcatttttaaaatttacatttccaatgttatcccctttcccggaatttatttatttttattttttaaatgtacattggtttttactgtgtgtgtgtctgtgtgagggtgtcagaattccctggaactagagtcattgtgagccaccatgtgggtgttgcaaattgaacccaggtcctctggaagagcagccaatgttcgttattactgagccatctttctagcccccttTGAGAGGATGCGAGGTGGGTTGGCCTCTCAACTGttatctacctgtctctaccttTTCATACTGTAAATATATACCACCTCCGatggcttttaaaaaacaaacatcaaacaaacaagccaCAGGTTCTGGAGAGCAAAGCCAAGTCCTCAGCTAACAGCTGTCTCTCCACCTTTGTTTGATTCCTTTTTGACCGCCCATGAGTGTTGCTGGATCATGAATCAAGATTACATACCTTTTCACAGGCCTTAACTCTTGAGTAGTATCTGTGTCCGACGGCAATGAATGCAAAAGCTGATCTCCACCGTTCTTCCCTCTGCAGACATATCTCACCTCAATTCTACATCAGCTGTCCCCGACCCAGTCCCCACCTTGGCTGTCCATAATGCCTGCTCTGAGGTTGTATGTCAGAACGGTGGCATCTGTGTTGTCCAAGATGGCAGAGCTGAGTGCAAGTGAGGACTCacgtgggggcggggggggggggcaccactACCTCACTCTCTCATGAGATCAGCCTTTGCCCTTCTGGGAATTAGATGCTGACAATTTACATGCATAATATTGATCGAGTGTCCAAGTCAGGCTTCTATCGCTGCGAGGAAACACCATGGCCGAAAGCAACTTGCAGAGGAAAGGGTCTATG is from Mus musculus strain C57BL/6J chromosome 18, GRCm38.p6 C57BL/6J and encodes:
- the Mep1b gene encoding meprin A subunit beta precursor, yielding MDARHQPWFLVFATFLLVSGLPAPEKFVKDIDGGIDQDIFDINQGLGLDLFEGDIKLEANGKNSIIGDHKRWPHTIPYVLEDSLEMNAKGVILNAFERYRLKTCIDFKPWSGEANYISVFKGSGCWSSVGNIHAGKQELSIGTNCDRIATVQHEFLHALGFWHEQSRADRDDYVIIVWDRIQPGKEHNFNIYNDSVSDSLNVPYDYTSVMHYSKTAFQNGTESTIVTRISEFEDVIGQRMDFSDYDLLKLNQLYNCTSSLSFMDSCDFELENICGMIQSSGDSADWQRVSQVLSGPESDHSKMGQCKDSGFFMHFNTSILNEGATAMLESRLLYPKRGFQCLEFYLYNSGSGNDQLNIYTREYTTGQQGGVLTLQRQIKEVPIGSWQLHYVTLQVTKKFRVVFEGLRGPGTSSGGLSIDDINLSETRCPHHIWHIQNFTQILGGQDTSVYSPPFYSSKGYAFQIYMDLRSSTNVGIYFHLISGANDDQLQWPCPWQQATMTLLDQNPDIRQRMFNQRSITTDPTMTSDNGSYFWDRPSKVGVTDVFPNGTQFSRGIGYGTTVFITRERLKSREFIKGDDIYILLTVEDISHLNSTSAVPDPVPTLAVHNACSEVVCQNGGICVVQDGRAECKCPAGEDWWYMGKRCEKRGSTRDTVIIAVSSTVTVFAVMLIITLVSVYCTRRKYRKKARANTAAMTLENQHAF